From Funiculus sociatus GB2-C1:
GTGGATTGATGCTGGGGTTCAGTATGTCGGGCTAGGTGTGGATGTAGGCATTTTTTTTAAAGCGTGTCAGGCGTTGGTTCATGCGGTGCGGTCTTAAAGCTTTTTACCAGGCGTAAAGATGCGATAACCGCAAGTTTTATATAGCAATCCTATTTGAGTTGTGAGCCAGCTCTTGAGATCCCCGACTTCTCCAAAAAGTCGGGGATCTCACCTTCACGAATCATTTAGGAGTGCTACACAAAATGGCAACCAGCTTCATCAAAAATTTATATGAGTTTTGTATCAAATATAATAGTTTTTTATTTTTCTGAATCTATGCTTGATATAGAGTCCTTATAAAGAGGCTGAATATATAGGGATCAATGCTTATTGGAGAAAAAGCTATGCAAACGCTATCTGAAGTCAAAAACTTGGCTTATGCCATGATGTTTACTTTGCACAAAGTCAAGTCAGTAAACATTGAGGAGTTTAAGCCATTCTTTACCAATCTTCCTGTTGACCCTTATATCAAAGGTAATTATCGCTTTAGACGATTGTCTCGCTTCAAAGTATTGGGGGATGAGTTAATCAAGCTGCCTCATGGCTACTTGTTCCAAAGCAAAAAACACAATCCATTATTAGGAGACATTAAAAGAGAGTTTGCCGAACTCGATGATGACATGATAAAACTTGAGGATTTTAAAAAGCTGGTGTTGGCTTTTATTGATTACTGTCAACTCGACAAACAAGCTGTTGAAATTGGAGTTCATCAAATCAGAACTACCTGTTCACAGGATAATTATGGAAACCCAGCGCCTGAAGGCATTCATAGAGATGGCACTGATTTTGTCGGAATATTTTCTGTGGATAGGAACAATATTCAAGGTGGGGAAACCGAACTGTATAAATCCAAAAAGGAGAGTCCAGTTTTTCATAAAATCCTCAATCCAGGGGACTTGCTATTAGTCAATGATGACGAGTTTTTTCACTACACTACTCCTATCCAACCGCTAGTTTCTGGTGAAGGTACGCGAGACGTGTTTGTTCTGACTTGTCCAAGTTTACTGAAAGATTAAAAATGGGAAGTTGTTAATTTCTGATTTTTACTGAAGGCAGAGTTTCGATTTTCTCAAACAATCGAAACTCTG
This genomic window contains:
- a CDS encoding 2OG-Fe dioxygenase family protein: MQTLSEVKNLAYAMMFTLHKVKSVNIEEFKPFFTNLPVDPYIKGNYRFRRLSRFKVLGDELIKLPHGYLFQSKKHNPLLGDIKREFAELDDDMIKLEDFKKLVLAFIDYCQLDKQAVEIGVHQIRTTCSQDNYGNPAPEGIHRDGTDFVGIFSVDRNNIQGGETELYKSKKESPVFHKILNPGDLLLVNDDEFFHYTTPIQPLVSGEGTRDVFVLTCPSLLKD